Proteins from one Scleropages formosus chromosome 14, fSclFor1.1, whole genome shotgun sequence genomic window:
- the LOC108920415 gene encoding mitochondrial pyruvate carrier 2-like has product MALVGLRASYHRILDKIEHSLPAKLRPFYNHPAGPKTVFFWAPMFKWGLVLAGLADLTRPAEKLSTSQSAVLTATGLIWSRYSLVIIPKNWNLFAVNFFVGAAGSSQLYRIWRYNQELKKKEREKVAQS; this is encoded by the exons ATGGCTCTAGTGGGACTGAGAGCTTCGTACCACCGGATCCTGGACAAAATCGAGCACAGTTTGCCGGCTAAACTAAGACCTTTTTATAACCATCCGGCAG gtccaaaaacagttttcttctgGGCCCCAATGTTCAAATGG GGCTTGGTCTTAGCTGGCCTGGCTGACTTGACGCGACCTGCTGAGAAGCTTAGCACTTCCCAGTCTGCGGTGCTCACTGCTACAG GTCTGATTTGGTCTAGGTACTCCCTGGTGATCATCCCAAAGAACTGGAACCTTTTTGCTGTAAATTTCTTTGTGGGTGCTGCAGGCAGTTCCCAGCTCTACAGGATCTGGAG GTATAATcaggagctgaagaagaaagagagagagaaggtggCACAGTCCTGA
- the f5 gene encoding coagulation factor V, whose protein sequence is MRLCFWRVAPVLLGLLGSLLPVSQAVERHYFIAAVKIKWDYGGQQHPRSDSSYEKVVYREYTAGFKQPKKHPSWAGLLGPTVRGEEGDVIVVTFRNMADREYSIHPHGIAYGKQSEGSLYFDNTSPFEQKDGKVLPEQEHTYYWEVTPEVAPKQSDPPCLTYSYLSHRDFIRDFNSGLIGTLMVCKKGSLNPAGEQIHFSKEYVLLFSVFDETKSWYLPKSTSSQNHVKYTINGYSNGTIPDLSMCAYTSVSWHLLGMSSEPEIFSVHFNGQVLQNTGHRLSSVGLISGTATSINVTAVHPGCWLLSSHATKHLEAGMHGFLNIQTCVGITPPRRRITIQEKRQSQEWTYYIAAEEIIWDYAPNIPDYIDSEYQSKYLKQGRDRIGKKYKKAVFVEYVNETFTVKKENKQRKMETGILGPVIRAQIRDVVKVVFKNKASRPYSIYPHGLTIDKDAEGTYYPEGGNQTHAVQPGQTYTYVWKVIDEDEPTDRDSRCLTRMYHSAVDIPRDIASGLVGHLLICKSQSLNKRNVQLKADKEQQAMLAVFDENKSWYLDENIKTFCSDPSNVNKNSPDFYESNVMHSINGYVYDSGQNLMFCNGEIVTWHMSSVGAQDNIQTVTFYGHSFELNERVEDVLSLFPMTGETITMSMDNLGHWLLTSLNSHAKKGMRLNFKDVECYRDYYYEYSEPLIENKVPDAVSVWVPEDRDELKKRNKDPEPITKMRPPVVDESTDYWASQLGLRSFRNQSNGPIDDVELLDFSLLDIDQNLPASNKTENLSLSFSTLGNNVTDPESSSSQTKTQLTLTEGVALEEPNVTVGSFNESRIESNTRRLNESEDHLWTQFANTLDKDSEVKRNGTEEDNSETTIFILLKNTTTEGSDLEERTKTIVPLAEPNLIIEEPKTTNPSETFKGSYILNTSTNSSEDIVTINNHAFTYIVGETHGTPSNTTVRVEDFLFLDGADSVAITYNHDKKMLDAHHVERQDSENMHSFPFATSAPTTVKSVLLDNTTSDTVDVYILDSNLESENNSLSSHFSEHSNNFPSATSVPIEFKGVLIDNTTSDSEGYDILDSDAEFENNSLVNQDSENLHNFDSNASIVVEAKEALLDNTTSDTENKYNFDSDVEMKNSSLINQTTESPVTNKTEKGNNSFLLEPTSGPHLSHDSLSRPNKNETGELATTETQLDALNSNNCTNSSSAQEEQAQNVTRTPEFVSQSSSEEEKSDSKEQNSMVSLDGSRTGSSGLMNLSSSDNYTDTHWNKQQAVEAHRSNISVAVPKTDVTEDEDVENSSKENMTSSSENGGDVMIYLQDNSKEAIFTSSLDRPRKHWSYDGKHKIVQLEMTENMTRYIKEDSNSTVNKKKTEQKPKSKMKYKRRRPMKMYAVKTRKKKVYKPQPRSELSPRGFMPPALNPRGARPIFSEEDLTEKPVVIGVPRQDFNDYDIYIPTLNDDLDHIDIPDEHKGNEYEYVNYKDPYGKQTDEKARYFSQVTGENVRTYFIAAVEMEWDYEGYGQRRQERSDSKDGPTKFTKVIFRRYLDTTFTIPEIRGETDEHLGILGPIIKAEVDETIMVVFKNLAGRPYSLHAHGVSYSKQMEGLKYDDNSPHWYKLDNEVLPNESYTYIWKVEPKAGPKRHDSDCRMWPYYSGVNPEKDIHSGLVGPLLICREGTLNKELVDMREFILLFMSFDETKSWYYEKNLQRLEMKNKRAVVDPQLKDKLKFHAINGIIYSLKGLRMYTNQLVRWHVFNMGSSKDVQSIHFHGQTFVEKRENEYRQGVHLLLPGSFSTLEMWPSKPGLWLLESEVGEFQQKGMQTLFLIIDIDCAQPLGLISHSVKDSQITASHYTGEWKPHLARLHNIGKYNAWSTDRSSGDWIQVDFQRPVVISKVATQGAKQFISSHYVLNYTVSYRTDGKNWITYKTFSGNKNSYEVKENTFFPPLIGRYVRLYPLHSYNRPTIRMEFYGCELDGCSVPLGMEQRTIKDSQITASSSASNWLHGLWHPWLARLNNQGAVNAWQAKYNDMQQWLQVELKDVKKITGIVTQGAKSMGKEMYVMSYIIQYSDDGKIWKTYNEDNEYGHPKVFVGNTDNNDHAKNYIYPPIFSKFIRIVPQRWERAITMRIELLGCDFE, encoded by the exons ATGAGGCTTTGCTTCTGGAGAGTGGCTCCTGTCCTCCTGGGCCTGCTAGGCTCACTTCTTCCAGTCTCTCAGGCTGTGGAGAGGCACTACTTCATTGCTGCTGTCAAGATCAAGTGGGACTACGGTGGACAGCAACACCCCAG gtCTGATTCTTCTTATGAAAAAGTGGTATACAGGGAATATACTGCTGGCTTCAAACAACCCAAAAAACATCCATCATGGGCAG GATTGCTGGGTCCCACTGTGCGTGGAGAGGAAGGGGATGTCATCGTGGTAACTTTCAGGAATATGGCTGACAGGGAGTACAGCATCCATCCACATGGCATCGCCTACGGGAAGCAATCAGAGG GATCGCTGTACTTTGACAACACCTCACCCTTTGAGCAGAAGGATGGCAAGGTGCTGCCAGAGCAAGAACATACGTATTACTGGGAGGTGACCCCCGAGGTGGCTCCAAAACAGTCGGACCCCCCCTGCCTTACCTACAGCTACCTCTCTCACAGAGATTTCATCAGAGACTTCAATTCTGGACTAATTGGCACCCTGATGGTGTGCAAAAAGG GCAGCCTAAATCCTGCTGGCGAGCAGATCCACTTCTCCAAGGAGTATGTCCTCCTCTTTAGCGTGTTTGATGAGACAAAGAGCTGGTACCTCCCAAAGAGCACGTCGTCTCAGAACCATGTAAAGTACACCATTAACGGCTACAGCAATGGTACAATACCTG ATCTCAGTATGTGCGCCTACACTTCAGTAAGCTGGCACCTGCTGGGTATGAGCTCAGAGCCGGAGATCTTTTCTGTGCACTTCAATGGCCAGGTGTTACAGAATACTGGGCACAGGTTGTCTTCGGTGGGCTTGATCAGCGGGACTGCCACCAGCATCAATGTCACAGCCGTCCATCCGGGctgctggctgctgtcttcacatGCCACCAAACACCTGGAAG CTGGAATGCATGGCTTCCTGAATATTCAAACGTGTGTGGGAATAACACCTCCAAGACGAAGAATCACAATCCAGGAGAAACGCCAAAGTCAAGAGTGGACCTACTACATTGCTGCTGAAGAAATAATATGGGATTATGCACCAAATATTCCTGACTACATTGACAG CGAGTACCAATCGAAATACCTGAAGCAGGGTCGTGATCGGATTGGCAAGAAGTACAAAAAGGCAGTCTTTGTGGAATATGTCAATGAAACattcacagtaaaaaaagaaaacaagcagaggaagatggagacGGGTATCCTTGGTCCTGTGATTAGAGCTCAGATCAGGGATGTGGTGAAG GTTGTCTTCAAAAATAAGGCAAGCCGGCCGTACAGCATTTATCCTCATGGACTGACTATTGATAAAGATGCAGAAGGAACTTATTATCCTGAAGGAG GAAATCAGACCCATGCAGTGCAGCCCGGTCAAACTTACACATATGTGTGGAAGGTGATTGATGAAGATGAGCCGACAGACAGAGACTCTCGATGCTTGACCAGGATGTACCACAGTGCAGTTGACATACCCAGGGATATCGCTTCTGGCCTTGTCGGGCACCTTCTCATCTGCAAGAGCCAATCCCTCAACAAGAGAAACGTTCAG CTGAAGGCAGATAAGGAGCAGCAGGCTATGCTTGCCGTTTTTGATGAGAACAAAAGCTGGTACTTGGACGAAAACATCAAAACATTCTGCAGTGACCCCTCAAATGTCAACAAAAACAGTCCAGATTTCTACGAGTCAAATGTTATGCACT CAATAAATGGTTATGTATATGACAGTGGACAAAACCTGATGTTCTGCAATGGTGAAATCGTAACTTGGCACATGTCCAGCGTTGGGGCGCAAGACAACATCCAAACAGTGACCTTTTATGGACACAGTTTTGAACTGAATGAACGAGTGGAGGATGTCCTAAGTTTGTTTCCAATGACTGGCGAGACCATCACAATGAGCATGGATAACTTAG GTCACTGGCTCCTGACATCATTAAACTCTCATGCAAAGAAAGGAATGAGGCTGAACTTTAAAGACGTTGAGTGTTACAGAGACTACTATTATGAATATAGTGAACCATTGATAGAAAATAAGGTTCCTgatgctgtgtctgtgtgggtgccTGAAGACAGAGATGaactaaagaaaagaaataaagaccCTGAGCCGATTACAAAAATGCGTCCACCAGTTGTTGATGAGTCAACTGATTACTGGGCATCCCAACTTGGACTTCGGTCCTTCCGAAATCAGTCAAATGGACCGATAGATGATGTGGAGTTGTTGGATTTCTCCCTACTGGATATTGATCAGAACTTGCCAGCTAGCAACAAGACAGAAAATCTAAGCCTGTCCTTCTCCACACTGGGAAACAATGTCACTGATCCAGAATCTAGCTCCAGccagacaaaaacacagctaACACTGACAgagggagttgctttggaggaaccTAATGTGACTGTAGGTTCTTTCAATGAAAGCAGAATTGAGAGCAACACAAGGAGACTGAATGAAAGTGAAGACCATTTGTGGACTCAATTTGCAAACACATTAGATAAAGACTCTGAAGTCAAAAGAAATGGCACAGAGGAAGATAATAGTGAAACAACCATATTTATTCTGCTGAAGAACACCACCACCGAAGGCAGTGACTtggaagaaagaacaaaaacaattgTGCCATTAGCTGAACCAAATCTCATCATAGAGGAGCCCAAGACAACAAATCCATCGGAGACATTCAAAGGCTCATACATACTGAATACATCAACTAACAGTTCAGAAGACATAGTGACGATCAATAACCATGCGTTCACTTACATTGTGGGTGAAACCCATGGAACTCCATCCAACACCACTGTCAGGGTTGAGGATTTTCTGTTTCTCGATGGTGCTGACTCTGTGGCAATTACCTACAAtcatgacaaaaaaatgttggaTGCACATCATGTGGAGAGACAAGATTCTGAAAATATGCACAGCTTTCCTTTTGCTACCTCTGCCCCTACTACAGTTAAAAGTGTTTTACTTGACAATACTACATCTGATACTGTTGATGTCTACATCCTTGATTCTAATCTTGAATCTGAAAATAACAGCCTATCCAGTCATTTTTCAGAACATAGTAATAATTTTCCTTCTGCTACTTCTGTCCCTATTGAATTTAAAGGTGTATTAATTGACAACACAACATCTGATAGTGAAGGTTATGATATCCTTGATTCTGATGCTGAATTTGAAAATAACAGTCTAGTCAATCAAGATTCAGAAAATCTTCATAACTTTGATTCTAATGCATCTATTGTAGTTGAAGCTAAAGAAGCCTTATTGGACAATACAACATCtgatactgaaaataaatataactttgATTCTgatgttgaaatgaaaaatagcaGCCTTATAAACCAAACAACTGAGTCTCCAGTAACAAATAAGACTGAAAAAGGCAATAACAGTTTCTTACTTGAACCAACCTCAGGACCACATTTGTCCCATGACAGTCTAAGCAGAcctaacaaaaatgaaacaggagAACTGGCAACAACTGAAACACAGCTAGATGCTCTGAATTCAAATAACTGCACAAATTCTTCATCTGCTCAAGAGGAACAAGCCCAAAATGTAACCAGAACTCCAGAGTTTGTATCCCAAAGTTCATCAGAGGAAGAAAAATCAGACAGCAAGGAGCAGAACTCCATGGTATCCTTGGATGGCAGCCGCACTGGGTCTTCTGGTTTAATGAATCTCTCATCTTCAGACAATTATACTGATACACACTGGAATAAGCAGCAAGCTGTGGAAGCCCATAGAAGCAACATTTCTGTCGCTGTACCCAAAACTGATGTAACTGAAGATGAGGATGTAGAGAACAGCTCAAAGGAGAACATGACATCCAGTTCTGAGAACGGAGGAGATGTAATGATATACTTACAGGATAACAGCAAGGAGGCCATTTTCACCAGCTCCTTGGATAGACCAAGGAAGCACTGGTCTTATGATGGAAAGCATAAAATAGTGCAGCTAGAGATGACTGAAAACATGACTCGGTACATTAAAGAGGATTCAAACTCCACTGTgaacaagaagaaaacagaacagaaacctAAAAGCAAGATGAAGTACAAAAGAAGGAGACCTATGAAAATGTATGctgtaaaaacaagaaaaaagaaggtATATAAACCTCAGCCGAGAAGCGAACTCTCTCCAAGAGGCTTCATGCCTCCTGCATTAAATCCCAGGGGGGCAAGACCCATCTTCAGCGAAGAAGATCTGACTGAGAAACCTGTTGTTATTGGTGTGCCAAGACAGGACTTCAATGACTATGACATATACATACCAACACTGAATGATGATTTGGATCATATTGACATTCCTGATGAACACAAaggaaatgaatatgaatacgTAAATTACAAGGACCCATATGGCAAGCAGACTGATGAAAAGGCAAGGTATTTTTCTCAAGTAACAGGGGAAAATGTAAGAACATACTTCATTGCAGCGGTGGAGATGGAATGGGATTACGAAGGATACGGGCAGAG GAGACAGGAGAGATCAGACTCAAAGGACGGACCAACAAAGTTCACCAAAGTTATTTTCCGAAGATACCTTGACACCACCTTTACTATACCTGAGATTAGAGGGGAAACAGATGAGCACCTGGGAATCCTTGGTCCAATCATAAAAGCTGAAGTGGATGAAACTATAATG GTTGTTTTCAAAAATCTGGCTGGTCGGCCATACTCCTTACATGCACATGGTGTCTCCTACTCAAAGCAAATGGAAGGACTGAAGTATGATGATAATTCTCCTCATTGGTATAAACTAGACAACGAAGTCCTACCCAATGAAAGCTATACTTACATCTGGAAGGTGGAGCCCAAAGCTGGGCCAAAACGTCACGATTCGGACTGTAGAATGTGGCCCTATTACTCTGGTGTGAATCCT GAAAAGGACATCCACTCAGGGTTGGTCGGGCCACTGCTGATCTGCCGGGAGGGAACGCTGAACAAAGAACTGGTGGACATGAGGGAGTTTATCTTACTCTTTATGTCCTTTGATGAAACTAAAAGCTGGTATTATGAAAAAAACCTACAAAGATTAGAGATGAAAAACAAACGGGCGGTTGTGGATCCTCAGCTTAAAGACAAACTGAAATTCCATG CCATAAATGGAATAATCTACAGCTTAAAAGGACTCAGAATGTACACAAACCAGTTGGTCAGGTGGCACGTATTCAACATGGGCTCTTCAAAAGATGTGCAGAGCATTCATTTCCACGGACAGACGTTTGTGGAGAAACGAGAAAATGAGTATCGGCAGGGAGTTCATCTGTTGCTTCCTG GGAGCTTCTCCACTCTGGAGATGTGGCCCTCCAAGCCTGGACTCTGGCTGCTGGAGTCTGAGGTGGGAGAATTCCAGCAGAAAGGAATGCAAACACTCTTCTTGATTATAGATATTG ATTGTGCACAGCCACTGGGCCTAATCTCGCACAGTGTGAAAGACAGCCAGATCACAGCCTCTCATTATACAG GAGAATGGAAACCCCACTTGGCAAGGCTACATAATATAGGTAAATACAATGCTTGGAGCACTGACAGAAGTTCTGGAGACTGGATCCAG gtggaCTTCCAGAGGCCAGTTGTGATCAGTAAGGTTGCTACACAAGGAGCAAAGCAGTTTATATCTTCCCACTATGTTCTAAACTACACAGTCTCCTacaggacagatggaaagaacTGGATCACTTACAAG accTTTTCAGGAAACAAAAATTCGTATGAGGTTAAAGAAAACACCTTCTTTCCCCCTCTGATTGGACGCTATGTCCGACTCTACCCTCTCCATTCCTACAACCGCCCAACAATACGCATGGAGTTTTATGGTTGTGAACTGGATG GATGTTCTGTACCACTGGGAATGGAGCAGAGGACCATCAAGGACAGCCAGATCACAGCCAGCTCATCTGCCTCCAACTGGCTTCATGGTCTTTGGCATCCCTGGCTTGCTCGCCTCAATAACCAGGGTGCAGTCAATGCTTGGCAAGCAAAG TATAATGACATGCAACAGTGGTTGCAAGTGGAATTAAAAGATGTAAAGAAAATCACCGGGATCGTAACTCAGGGGGCAAAGTCTATgggcaaagaaatgtatgtcATGTCATACATTATACAATATAGCGATGATGGTAAAATTTGGAAAACATACAATGAAGACAACGAGTATGGTCATCCAAAG gtttttgtgGGAAATACGGATAACAATGACCACGCAAAAAACTACATATATCCaccaatattttcaaaattcataAGGATTGTGCCTCAAAGGTGGGAAAGGGCCATCACAATGAGAATAGAACTGCTTGGATGTGATTTTGAATGA